In the genome of Lagopus muta isolate bLagMut1 chromosome 29, bLagMut1 primary, whole genome shotgun sequence, the window TGCTGAACACTTTGCAGTCCTCTATCCAGCTTCCTCCACTTGACTCCCTTCAGCTCCTGGGTAAGTGCAGCTCTCTGAGGCTTCTCAGGGCTCTCAGCACATGCTCCAAATAGAAGTGAGGCATGAAGGAGTTGTGTTCCATTTCTATTCTGACTATGGCTCTTCCTCCTCTCACAGCTTCATCTCCTGAACCGAAGGATGTCCTGCTCCAGCCTGTGTGCTCCTGCCTGCGGTGTGGCCGCCCCAGCCCCACTGGCTGACAGCTACAATGAGGCCTGTGTGCGCCAGTGCCCCGACTCCACCGTGGTGATCCAACCCCCAGCCACCGTGGTCACCTTCCCCGggcccatcctcagctccttcccacagaGCTCCGTGGTTGGCTCAGCAGGAGTCCCCGCTGTTGGATCGGGCTTGGGTGGCAGCTTTGGACGTAGTGCTGGCTTTGGGGGCTATGGAGGCCTGGGAGGCTCTGGAGGCTCTTCTGGCCTTGGAGGCTTTGGGGGCTATGGAAGCTTTGGCAGCTGTGGATACGGTGGCTTCCGTCGAGGTCACAGGTACTTCAGTGGCAGCTGCGGGCCCTGctaagcacagcactgcatctgGACAGTGAAAGAGAGCTCTGCACAAGACCCAGCAAATCCCCACCTGATGCCGTGATGATGGGCTTCACTTCAGCATCGCTGGATGCAAACCTTGAATGCCACGTTCCTGCATGGGGACCACCTCTGTCTGTCTTTGTTCTGCCCGACCTTTGCTTCTGCACCGGCTTACCCGTGACCGTGACAGCATGGCACAGCTTCGGCTGCCTGCTCCtgtcctctgctctctgcaagaAGACTAGGACAGCCCCCGGCCAGGGGCTGCCCTTCTGccacctccctcctcctcctctggacctgcaaTAAAAGCTCTCTTACACTGCACTCTTGACCCCCGtattttgtcttccttgtcCTTCCCTAAATGCCCTTTATCTCAGAGACTCTGAGCCTGGGCTGCAAGATGCTCCCACAGCACTGGCTCTGGGACATTTGGCAGTTGGGGCGGTGCATTACTGCTGAGGATCACAGTGCATAGAGggtcctgcagagcacatcccGCTGAGCCTCCTCTCTTCTACAACCGGTCCAATGACACCTCTGAAACAAACCTCACTTGAGTATGTTAACACTCAATGGGTGTCCCGCAGAACCTCTTCCATGAGATCTGC includes:
- the LOC125685879 gene encoding claw keratin-like, which translates into the protein MSCSSLCAPACGVAAPAPLADSYNEACVRQCPDSTVVIQPPATVVTFPGPILSSFPQSSVVGSAGVPAVGSGLGGSFGRSAGFGGYGGLGGSGGSSGLGGFGGYGSFGSCGYGGFRRGHRYFSGSCGPC